A single window of Candidatus Methylomirabilota bacterium DNA harbors:
- a CDS encoding FeoC-like transcriptional regulator — MRMDDWWGEIDDAILGYLASNGPAESRQIAAHLNISEGAVTSLLSILAPEGKIRIARVELHRE; from the coding sequence ATGCGCATGGACGATTGGTGGGGCGAGATCGATGACGCGATCCTGGGCTACCTGGCCAGCAACGGGCCCGCGGAGTCCAGGCAGATCGCGGCCCACCTCAACATTTCCGAAGGCGCGGTAACGTCGCTGCTGTCGATCCTGGCGCCCGAAGGCAAGATTCGTATCGCGCGGGTCGAGCTGCACCGTGAGTGA